Proteins found in one Mycoplasmopsis bovigenitalium genomic segment:
- the der gene encoding ribosome biogenesis GTPase Der produces MRNNVIAIIGKPNVGKSTLFNRLIGKRSSITYDEPGVTRDRLYETFDWNGKEIKIIDTGGIEIENRPFQEQIRVQAQIAIDEANVIIFMVDGSSEITNDDQMILSILRKSGKPIIVVANKLDNIDMFNWSWYSLGVENIFRISAQHGHGIGDVLDECLKNLNLDDLKTEKNFKLSIIGRPNSGKSSLLNLLAGEERSIVSDIAGTTRDAVKTFITIKNQNFEVVDTAGITKKSKIVDMIDKYALMRAISALDESDLSIIMIDSTKELSHFDSRIIGYALENSKPIIIVVNKWDLIEKETNTMANFEKNMRNKFHFVPWVPFCFVSVLHNKRIDKLLDTIIKVKENLERDIKPSLLSNLIRETQLIQPAAPYNGGRLNIYFARKFIDSRIPTFVFYVNNKKFLHWSYERYLEKQIRQMIDFTGCPIKLIFKNKSGLE; encoded by the coding sequence ATGAGAAATAATGTAATTGCAATAATTGGCAAACCAAATGTTGGTAAAAGTACTTTATTTAATCGTTTAATTGGCAAACGTAGTTCTATTACTTATGATGAACCCGGCGTTACTCGTGACCGCTTATATGAAACTTTTGATTGAAATGGCAAAGAAATTAAAATAATTGACACAGGCGGAATTGAAATTGAAAATAGACCTTTTCAAGAGCAAATCAGAGTTCAAGCCCAAATTGCTATTGATGAAGCTAATGTAATAATTTTTATGGTTGATGGATCAAGTGAAATTACAAATGATGACCAAATGATATTAAGCATTCTAAGAAAAAGCGGCAAACCAATAATTGTTGTTGCTAATAAACTAGACAATATTGACATGTTTAATTGATCATGGTATTCACTTGGTGTTGAGAATATTTTTAGAATTAGTGCACAACATGGTCATGGGATTGGTGATGTACTTGATGAGTGTTTGAAAAATTTAAATTTAGATGATTTAAAAACTGAGAAAAATTTCAAACTATCCATCATTGGTCGACCAAACTCAGGGAAAAGTTCTCTATTAAATTTATTAGCTGGTGAAGAACGCTCAATTGTTAGTGATATCGCCGGAACAACTCGTGATGCAGTTAAAACTTTTATAACAATAAAAAATCAAAATTTTGAAGTTGTTGACACTGCGGGAATTACTAAAAAAAGCAAAATCGTCGATATGATTGATAAATATGCATTAATGCGTGCAATCAGCGCTCTTGATGAATCGGATTTATCAATCATAATGATTGATTCTACAAAAGAATTGAGTCATTTTGACTCAAGAATTATTGGTTATGCTCTTGAAAATTCCAAGCCAATAATTATTGTTGTAAACAAGTGAGATTTAATTGAAAAAGAAACAAACACAATGGCAAATTTTGAAAAAAATATGCGCAATAAATTTCATTTTGTTCCTTGAGTTCCATTTTGCTTCGTCTCAGTATTGCATAATAAAAGAATAGACAAACTTTTAGACACAATAATTAAAGTTAAAGAAAATCTTGAACGCGATATTAAACCTTCATTGCTTTCTAACCTAATTAGAGAAACTCAACTTATTCAACCCGCAGCACCTTATAATGGCGGACGTTTAAATATTTATTTTGCACGTAAATTCATTGATTCAAGAATTCCTACATTTGTTTTTTATGTTAATAACAAAAAATTCTTGCATTGAAGCTACGAAAGATATCTTGAAAAACAAATACGCCAAATGATTGATTTTACTGGATGTCCAATAAAGTTAATATTTAAAAATAAATCAGGTTTAGAATAA
- a CDS encoding HU family DNA-binding protein, which yields MTKKEFIIEVAEKMDVPVRIVNEFFDKFVLVLKDRLVEGEKVQLSALGTFETTERAGRTSINPFTKETVKIEPKKVIKFKPSKFLKETVK from the coding sequence ATGACAAAAAAAGAATTCATAATTGAAGTTGCGGAAAAAATGGACGTGCCAGTTAGAATTGTAAATGAGTTTTTTGATAAATTTGTTTTAGTTCTTAAAGACCGCTTAGTTGAAGGAGAAAAAGTTCAACTAAGTGCTCTAGGTACTTTTGAAACAACTGAAAGAGCCGGCAGAACTTCAATAAACCCATTCACAAAAGAAACAGTTAAAATCGAACCTAAAAAAGTTATTAAATTCAAACCTTCTAAATTCCTTAAGGAAACAGTTAAATAA